TTCGGCGGATACTGACGGCGCGCCGGCGGGAGACGCCGCGCCTGCGCGGCCTCTGGCGCGGAGCGGGTTAGCGGCGCGGGCGCGATCTTCTCGGGAAGGGGGGTTGCCATGGACAAGGATCTGTCGCAGGCGGGACCGTGGATCACGGGCGCCTACGCCCTCACGACCGCCGATCTCATGTTATGGGCGGGCACGACCACAGCCTACCTCGCGGTCGCCGCGGTCGTCTCGGACCTGCCGCTCGCGGGCGGGGTGCTGCTGGTGCTGTTCACCCCGGTGATCGTCGCCGGGGTCCTGCGCGAGGCCGCGCGCCCGGGTACAACCGGCGACTACGCGCACCGCGCCCGCGACATCTTCGTGGGGATCCTGCGCGATCCCGAGCTTGCGTTACCGGTCATGAGCGTCGCCACGATCCTGTTGGGGGCCTGGGTCTTCTTGACGGTACTGGCGATGATCCTGGGCGTGGACGGGACCTCTCTCGGGGCGATGTTCGCGCATCGCGACCTGCTCGCCCGCGTCTTTACCGGGGTCCTGCTCGCCATCTTCTGGGGTCTGCGGGTGGCACTGATCATGACCGTGCTCTATGTGCTCGCGGCCACCGTGCTCGGCGCCGCGCGCCCCCTGGATGCCCTCGAGCAGACGCTCGTGCTGTGGCGCAAGCAGCCACTCGCCATCGCCGGCCTTGGGGTGGCGTTCGTGGTGCCGCTCATCCTCGCCTCCTATCTCGGGCCATGGATCCGTACCCTCGTGGCGCTCGTCACCTTCATACCGCTCACGCTCGCGGTCTATCTGAGCTACAAGTCGCTGCGCGCCGGGGGCTCCGGCTCATAAGGCGTCCTTCGCCCGTGGCGACGACGCGAACGCCTGCACCTGGTTGCCGCCGGCCCTTTGCGCCCCGTACAAGGCCTCGTGGGCGTTCGCCAAAAACCGCTCCAGGTCCTGGCCGCGCCCGAACTCGGCGATGCCGGCGCTCAGGCTGACCGCCGCCTTCTCGCCCTTGACGGTCAATGCGATACCGGCCACCGCCATGCGCAGCCGCTCGGCGACCAGCAGGGCCTGCGGGGTACGGGTCTGCGGCAAGACCACGAGAAACTCCCAGCCCTGATAGCGGCCGAGACGATCGGGCAGTCGCAGGGCCTCGCCCAAGGCGGCCGACACCGCCTCGAGTACCGGCGCCTCGGCCTCGGGCCCCAGGTGCTCCACGAGGGTCTGCGCGCCGTCGATGCCGAGACTTACGAGGGACAGGGGCGTACCGTAACGCTGGGACTGGGCCATGGCCTCGATAAGGCTGGAGGTGATGCCCCGCCGGTTCAAGGTCCGCGTGAGATCGTCGACCAGGCCCGTCGGGCCCCCCAGCGGGTCGGGGGCCGCCGCCGGGCGCTTGACGTTCATGATGCGCGACGCGAACGCATAGACGG
The DNA window shown above is from Acidiferrobacter sp. SPIII_3 and carries:
- a CDS encoding GGDEF domain-containing protein produces the protein MNPFFFLTKQGGLRRKPFVIVTSALALVMGVVAIALSLAWPTWWPVFALLQAVGLAVAVYAFASRIMNVKRPAAAPDPLGGPTGLVDDLTRTLNRRGITSSLIEAMAQSQRYGTPLSLVSLGIDGAQTLVEHLGPEAEAPVLEAVSAALGEALRLPDRLGRYQGWEFLVVLPQTRTPQALLVAERLRMAVAGIALTVKGEKAAVSLSAGIAEFGRGQDLERFLANAHEALYGAQRAGGNQVQAFASSPRAKDAL